The proteins below are encoded in one region of Alistipes communis:
- a CDS encoding RHS repeat-associated core domain-containing protein has product MKNKILTWLALSVIFCLSSFETKAQSVYIQDIIEYIDKNGQEFDALIGVRGIRYTESLNLPKVTVLEGDYIVMKATSCTYVGSVEGGHLYKLHLEIAPAMDFGERLRSHIEFTFDLEYDRWCSVDFWTVQPGLSIGEITPSEQDIAYRQSPQILTYSSDDRPSIQSVQWQQKDVYTSDWINISGANSYTYSPRPLSQTTEFRVVARSKGADIEHTEPAIVRVSPQLVGGTVSGDQTIFPDGIPLPFTNSTAAFGGSSDITYQWQAKTEQGNWTDVPNAKGLSYDPPALTTTTKFRRKAVSGEEAAYSNVVTVSVREPIAEYLSFRPIAGVVSEEDRDMRTAGLKTYEKIGILGADTDVGKFIERAFYYDYRGRIIQIVETNHLGGLSYYSTEYDFVGNILKSHELHTSDMQSASPANTADRSGSHRKLTEFTYDHRGRLLTEKTTLDDNEPVTVSYAYDPLGELRSKRMGADLLVETYEYNLQGWRTNHTVSAGADTLFETKLHYYEPRFEGTTPTYTGNISEWEWQHGTDAETNAYAFAYDRAARLVETKQYIDGVTSDGFVEKGITYDSNGNIQTLSRTAAGSETENYRYTYAGNRMTQLHDSTTGASHSFAYDANGNMIRDGANNLDMTYNSSNLLKNVEQDGAILAKYSYLADGRKLTATESAGNGLCYLGSLVYRTQNGTFDLESASFGGGRLVSTSDGMETRYFLTDHLGSVRQVVAADGSVIEQNDYYPFGKRWAAVAAPISDNRHRFSGKEEQAFLSLPYVDFGARMYNPDWGRWFTQDPLAEKYYPWAPYCYCINNPVKYVDPNGLDLQLAGTKEEQEMLLAMLQRLTNYKLILHQNGTVTHSIVKTENKNSDYQVGNTLLEQLCDQSSDTKTTTISITDQKSITHPADENAYNGVGSNAEIRFNPNENPSLITQNEISKQVQQEGRPAYIGLAHELIHGMHINSGAARPKTIKLQSITTINGEKYLETLPLEEAITVGLHGVTSKGPTENKIRREHNLNTRIFYSPNFPKL; this is encoded by the coding sequence ATGAAAAATAAAATATTGACCTGGTTGGCTCTGTCTGTAATTTTCTGTCTGTCGAGTTTCGAAACGAAGGCTCAGAGTGTATATATTCAGGATATCATTGAATATATCGATAAAAACGGACAAGAATTCGATGCTCTGATTGGCGTTCGAGGGATTCGCTATACAGAGAGCCTGAATCTCCCGAAAGTGACGGTACTCGAAGGCGATTACATCGTGATGAAGGCAACGAGTTGCACGTATGTAGGATCCGTAGAAGGGGGACATCTCTACAAGCTGCATCTTGAAATCGCTCCGGCCATGGACTTCGGGGAGAGACTGAGGAGTCATATTGAGTTTACCTTTGATTTAGAATATGACAGATGGTGTTCTGTGGACTTTTGGACGGTACAGCCCGGATTGAGCATAGGTGAGATCACTCCTTCCGAACAAGATATAGCCTACCGACAGTCTCCTCAAATCCTGACCTATTCATCGGATGACCGCCCATCTATTCAATCCGTCCAATGGCAGCAAAAGGACGTCTATACCAGTGACTGGATAAATATTTCCGGAGCAAACAGCTACACCTATTCTCCCAGACCGCTGTCCCAAACGACGGAATTTCGCGTTGTCGCGAGAAGCAAAGGCGCCGATATCGAGCATACGGAGCCTGCAATCGTTCGCGTGAGCCCCCAGTTGGTCGGCGGGACCGTATCGGGAGACCAGACGATCTTTCCCGACGGCATCCCGTTGCCCTTCACCAATTCAACAGCGGCTTTCGGGGGCAGTTCGGACATCACCTATCAGTGGCAAGCTAAAACCGAGCAGGGGAATTGGACGGATGTTCCGAATGCGAAGGGGTTGAGTTATGATCCGCCGGCATTGACGACTACGACCAAATTCCGTCGCAAGGCCGTCTCCGGCGAGGAAGCCGCATACTCGAACGTGGTTACCGTATCGGTCAGAGAGCCGATCGCGGAGTACCTTTCGTTCCGACCGATCGCAGGCGTCGTCTCCGAGGAGGATCGGGATATGCGTACCGCGGGGTTAAAAACATACGAAAAGATCGGAATATTGGGGGCCGATACAGACGTCGGGAAATTCATCGAGCGGGCTTTCTATTACGATTATCGGGGGCGAATCATCCAAATCGTAGAGACGAATCATCTGGGAGGTCTCAGCTATTACAGTACCGAATATGATTTTGTCGGAAATATTTTGAAAAGCCATGAACTGCATACATCGGACATGCAATCGGCTTCGCCGGCCAACACTGCCGATCGCAGCGGCAGCCATCGGAAACTCACAGAGTTCACCTACGACCACCGGGGGCGGTTATTGACCGAAAAAACAACCCTCGACGACAACGAGCCGGTAACTGTATCCTATGCATACGACCCGTTGGGAGAACTCCGCAGCAAGAGGATGGGAGCCGATCTGCTCGTCGAGACCTACGAATACAATTTGCAAGGATGGCGCACGAACCATACCGTCAGCGCCGGAGCCGACACACTGTTCGAAACGAAGTTGCACTATTACGAACCGCGATTCGAAGGTACGACGCCGACCTATACCGGCAATATCTCCGAATGGGAGTGGCAGCACGGCACCGATGCCGAAACAAACGCATACGCTTTTGCCTATGATCGGGCGGCCCGGCTGGTCGAGACGAAGCAATATATCGACGGAGTAACCTCCGACGGCTTCGTCGAAAAGGGAATAACCTACGATTCCAACGGCAATATCCAGACGCTGAGCCGTACTGCCGCCGGTTCCGAGACGGAAAATTACCGGTATACCTATGCGGGCAATCGCATGACGCAACTGCATGACAGTACGACGGGCGCAAGCCATTCGTTTGCCTACGATGCCAACGGAAACATGATTCGTGACGGTGCGAACAATCTCGACATGACCTACAACAGTTCGAACCTGCTAAAAAATGTCGAACAGGACGGTGCGATTCTGGCAAAATATTCGTATCTTGCAGATGGACGGAAACTCACGGCGACGGAGTCCGCCGGCAACGGGTTGTGTTATCTGGGTTCTTTGGTATATCGCACGCAAAACGGAACGTTCGACCTGGAAAGCGCCTCTTTCGGCGGAGGACGGCTCGTGTCCACGTCAGACGGAATGGAAACGCGCTATTTCCTGACGGATCATCTGGGCAGCGTGCGGCAGGTTGTCGCCGCCGACGGTTCGGTGATCGAACAGAACGATTATTATCCCTTCGGCAAACGATGGGCTGCGGTTGCGGCTCCGATTTCCGACAACCGTCATCGGTTCAGCGGCAAGGAGGAGCAGGCATTTCTGAGTCTTCCCTATGTCGATTTCGGGGCGCGCATGTACAATCCCGATTGGGGACGGTGGTTCACGCAGGATCCGTTGGCGGAGAAGTACTATCCGTGGGCGCCATATTGTTATTGCATAAATAATCCTGTAAAATATGTTGATCCGAATGGGTTGGATCTACAATTAGCTGGAACGAAAGAAGAGCAGGAAATGCTACTGGCAATGCTTCAACGATTGACTAATTATAAATTAATCCTACACCAAAATGGCACCGTAACTCATTCCATTGTAAAAACGGAGAATAAAAATTCCGATTATCAGGTGGGAAATACCTTATTGGAGCAATTATGCGATCAAAGTTCAGATACAAAAACTACGACTATCAGTATAACGGATCAGAAGAGCATTACTCATCCTGCCGATGAGAATGCATACAATGGTGTTGGATCGAATGCTGAAATTCGCTTTAATCCGAATGAGAATCCTTCATTGATAACACAAAACGAGATATCAAAACAAGTTCAACAAGAAGGACGCCCGGCATATATAGGACTGGCTCATGAATTGATACACGGAATGCATATAAATTCAGGTGCAGCAAGACCTAAAACTATTAAACTACAATCTATTACTACTATAAATGGGGAGAAATATTTAGAGACGCTTCCATTGGAAGAGGCAATAACAGTGGGATTGCATGGCGTCACTTCCAAAGGTCCTACTGAAAATAAAATAAGGAGAGAGCATAATTTAAATACTCGAATATTTTATTCACCAAATTTTCCTAAATTATGA
- a CDS encoding DUF6443 domain-containing protein, translating into MKRIIVLFTICSCICGMSFAQTAALNGGRIEPRQLTVQDTTSVILYSTEAASGGSAPIVYSWESSADALTWFSVPDATSESCESRPVSGGIYYRRKATSGDRIAYSNTVALSANNAIGVTNDTNYIVTYTYTAKNNASHVADVDYYNDTGHPDQNIQVGAAPDGRSIVTPFYYDAKMRESRKYLPYAASSSSGLYRSDAFSEQAQYYNSLYGEGAHSYMEHLYDNSPLNRKVGSYNAGTVFRTEDRKQTVTYDTNAENEVAYFTVTAQGLSFSGFHPPHTLFKTTETNEDGIAVAIYKDYMEQTILERTVGMSDSTTTYDTYYVYDDRGNLCYVLPPELSKTIEGRSPGTLPDTAIAELAYVYKYDGRKRCIEKRMPGTDPVYMIYDNNDRLVMSQDGNMRKQNQWVYTEYDRLDRPTRQSILASAEAVAPSTLQQDYDKSWENSYTPLNSGFTETAMLSVTVYDAYVYEDEMEIIPMNRVPVGTNIRGWTFRITRMDMQPESPVDVIYSMDINGKEWMVITHYDGDNVGVSCNSRIDATAESLGLLCDGGWSLPDDEYTFTIKDDQDYIVTKNDLPEGNDQEWGFERVVRIRPR; encoded by the coding sequence ATGAAGAGAATAATAGTTTTGTTCACGATCTGTTCGTGCATCTGTGGAATGTCGTTCGCACAAACGGCGGCGCTCAATGGCGGTAGGATCGAGCCGCGTCAGCTCACCGTCCAAGATACGACCTCGGTTATTCTGTATAGCACCGAGGCTGCATCGGGAGGCTCTGCTCCAATCGTATACTCATGGGAATCGAGTGCAGATGCTCTTACGTGGTTTTCTGTTCCCGACGCAACCTCGGAATCCTGTGAGTCGCGGCCTGTGTCCGGAGGCATTTATTATCGTCGAAAAGCCACTTCCGGGGATCGGATCGCATACTCGAATACGGTGGCACTCTCCGCAAACAACGCAATCGGAGTAACGAATGACACCAATTACATCGTAACCTATACCTACACGGCAAAAAACAATGCGTCCCATGTCGCGGATGTCGATTACTATAACGATACGGGGCATCCGGATCAGAACATACAGGTTGGCGCTGCGCCGGACGGGCGAAGTATCGTCACCCCCTTTTACTACGATGCCAAGATGCGTGAAAGCCGTAAATACCTGCCGTATGCTGCGAGCAGCTCTTCGGGGCTTTATCGTTCGGACGCCTTTTCGGAACAGGCCCAATATTACAACAGTCTCTATGGAGAGGGTGCTCATTCCTATATGGAGCATCTGTATGATAACTCACCGCTGAATCGGAAGGTGGGTTCTTACAATGCCGGAACGGTTTTCCGTACAGAAGACAGGAAACAAACGGTCACTTATGATACAAACGCAGAAAACGAGGTGGCGTATTTCACCGTCACGGCGCAAGGGCTGTCGTTTTCGGGCTTTCATCCTCCTCATACGCTGTTCAAGACCACGGAAACGAACGAGGATGGTATCGCAGTAGCGATATACAAAGATTATATGGAGCAGACCATCCTCGAACGTACTGTCGGTATGTCCGACAGTACTACGACGTACGATACCTATTACGTCTATGACGATCGGGGCAACCTCTGCTATGTGTTACCGCCCGAACTGAGCAAGACGATCGAAGGGCGAAGTCCCGGAACGTTGCCGGATACGGCAATCGCTGAACTGGCCTATGTCTATAAATACGACGGGCGCAAGCGGTGTATCGAAAAACGTATGCCCGGCACAGATCCGGTCTATATGATCTACGATAACAATGACAGACTGGTGATGAGCCAGGACGGGAATATGCGCAAACAAAATCAATGGGTTTACACCGAATACGACCGGTTGGATCGTCCCACCCGCCAGAGTATACTCGCGAGTGCAGAGGCCGTCGCACCGTCGACGCTTCAACAAGATTATGACAAGTCTTGGGAAAATTCGTACACTCCGCTGAACTCCGGTTTTACGGAAACCGCCATGCTGTCGGTGACAGTATACGATGCCTATGTCTACGAGGACGAAATGGAAATCATTCCGATGAACCGCGTCCCCGTCGGAACGAATATCCGGGGCTGGACATTCAGAATAACACGTATGGACATGCAGCCGGAATCACCCGTCGACGTAATTTACAGTATGGACATTAATGGAAAAGAGTGGATGGTCATAACTCATTATGACGGTGATAACGTGGGGGTAAGCTGTAATTCGAGGATCGATGCGACAGCAGAATCTTTGGGCCTATTATGCGACGGCGGTTGGTCGTTACCCGATGACGAATATACATTCACCATCAAGGACGATCAGGACTATATCGTGACGAAGAACGATCTTCCCGAGGGGAATGATCAAGAATGGGGCTTCGAACGAGTCGTAAGAATCCGCCCGCGTTGA
- a CDS encoding RHS repeat domain-containing protein, translated as MKRILNFFILLHVFWTSASYGQSSEDDNDQYVVRNASPIVPASPNASSLGIYGNIPVGHYTGIPEIKIPLYEIETRDFTLPITLSYHASGIKVAQEASSAGLGWALIAGGCIAREIRHMDDFGSGGYYSGPSLPECTESNDASNPEDIRYPNYLNKTFDSEPDIFTYNFNNMSGRFFFEQNKDRETGPEYRAEAIIANKNTWLKIVCHRYYEGGYFIRFEVFDAYGNTYLFKSREHTRPYIRNLTEFPGEEHMNRYDQQDFDPVEGNDGNATTAWYLDEIITTKKDTIRFEYETEKLFSSVGVNETVGQIMAVHSGPRPFFSTPPPSFKHYNLTYLERDQLLLKKITFNRGEIDISYTDRVDIAAADWEPKAKKIDRLTVKNISGDRVLDVRFGHSYLGTVVGNPEHADHREREQTALNCRLLLDKISIFRNNGELDRNYVFSYNRNPLPPKNSSSTDHWGYYNVNSKSTSDQTFHYAPSYYRTYRNSEGQIQTGIWKGINKNSCSDRSQYGVLTSIKFPTGAETHFEYELNDFSNGFKDSADSLIRSGGGLRIKTICDLSDKGDTISVRTFAYTDETGKSSGTLMSVPEYHYKVTAGDASDASAVWGSYIYGTSHSYRPITGSAAGMHVGYSVVTERNITNGVDNGYVTYRFENHADGNNGLEDLIIPDFPTIPALDNGLPKEIKYYDNQNNLVKAIVFSHHQVEQTSIKGVMCHSLCRSNSPLNIKFYDLYSERWEMYEKTEYQYFPDKVAIKTEYDYNDGNWLPKEVSRSVISGNSEGHYLTRFTYPTDLGGQMKYLVDANMIGVPVEVTEYKNGNIVSGSKTEFTQVNYSYQPRVYYKLNTSSGDYYTQITMNYNHPYGNVYQLMRSDGVQTTYLWSYNRQYPVLEIKNASYQQVYDALGRSAVNAIENYDGKSSDVPDFQAYGALLRSRLPNSRVSVYTYKPLVGCTSITDPSGRTTYYKYDSANRLSEIRDDQDTGNLLQKFEYHLKNN; from the coding sequence ATGAAACGAATTCTCAACTTCTTCATCCTGCTCCATGTTTTCTGGACATCTGCGAGCTATGGACAATCATCCGAAGATGATAATGATCAGTATGTCGTGCGAAACGCCAGCCCTATCGTACCGGCATCCCCCAATGCCTCGTCATTGGGAATTTATGGAAACATTCCGGTCGGTCATTACACCGGAATTCCGGAAATAAAGATTCCCCTCTATGAAATCGAGACACGCGATTTTACCCTGCCGATCACGCTTTCGTATCATGCGTCGGGGATTAAGGTCGCCCAGGAAGCGAGTTCCGCAGGCTTGGGATGGGCCTTGATTGCCGGAGGATGTATTGCCCGGGAGATAAGGCATATGGATGATTTCGGATCCGGCGGCTATTATTCCGGTCCCTCTCTCCCGGAATGCACCGAATCCAACGATGCCTCAAACCCGGAAGATATAAGGTATCCCAATTACTTAAACAAGACGTTCGATTCGGAACCGGACATTTTCACCTACAACTTCAACAATATGTCCGGCCGATTTTTCTTCGAGCAGAATAAGGACCGCGAGACGGGTCCGGAATATCGCGCCGAGGCGATTATCGCCAATAAAAACACGTGGTTGAAAATCGTTTGTCATAGATATTATGAGGGCGGATATTTTATCCGATTCGAGGTTTTCGACGCATACGGCAATACCTATCTGTTCAAATCCCGGGAGCATACGAGACCTTATATTCGTAATTTAACAGAATTTCCGGGAGAAGAACACATGAATCGATACGATCAACAGGACTTTGATCCGGTAGAAGGCAATGACGGAAATGCAACAACCGCATGGTATCTGGATGAAATCATTACGACGAAGAAAGATACGATCAGATTCGAGTATGAAACGGAGAAACTATTCAGTTCGGTCGGAGTGAACGAGACGGTCGGCCAAATAATGGCAGTACACAGCGGTCCGAGGCCATTCTTTTCGACACCCCCGCCTTCGTTCAAGCATTATAATTTAACCTATTTGGAGCGCGATCAACTGCTGCTGAAAAAAATCACTTTCAACCGTGGAGAGATAGATATATCGTATACGGATCGAGTGGATATTGCCGCTGCGGACTGGGAACCCAAAGCAAAAAAAATAGATCGGCTGACAGTGAAGAATATCTCCGGCGACAGAGTTCTCGATGTGAGGTTCGGGCATTCGTATTTGGGGACCGTCGTCGGCAATCCGGAACATGCGGACCATCGGGAACGAGAGCAAACGGCCCTGAATTGCCGGCTGCTGCTTGACAAGATATCCATATTCCGGAACAATGGAGAGTTGGATCGGAATTATGTGTTTTCATACAACAGGAACCCCCTGCCGCCAAAGAATTCAAGCAGTACCGATCATTGGGGATATTACAACGTAAATTCCAAGTCGACTTCCGACCAGACCTTTCATTATGCACCGTCATACTACAGAACTTATAGAAATTCCGAAGGACAAATCCAAACCGGAATATGGAAAGGCATCAACAAGAACTCGTGCTCGGACCGAAGTCAATACGGCGTCCTGACTTCGATAAAATTTCCGACCGGTGCAGAAACGCATTTTGAGTATGAGTTGAATGATTTTAGTAACGGCTTCAAGGATTCGGCCGACTCGTTGATCCGATCCGGAGGCGGACTGCGCATTAAAACGATATGCGATCTGTCGGATAAAGGCGATACGATATCGGTAAGAACATTTGCATATACGGATGAAACCGGGAAATCTTCCGGTACTTTGATGTCGGTACCGGAATATCACTACAAGGTTACGGCAGGCGATGCGTCGGATGCGAGTGCGGTCTGGGGGTCATATATATACGGAACTTCGCATTCCTATCGGCCGATCACCGGATCGGCTGCCGGAATGCATGTCGGATACTCCGTTGTCACCGAAAGAAATATCACGAACGGAGTAGATAATGGATATGTAACCTATCGGTTTGAAAACCATGCAGACGGCAACAACGGTTTGGAGGATCTGATCATACCTGATTTTCCGACGATTCCGGCATTGGACAACGGTTTGCCGAAAGAGATCAAATATTATGACAATCAGAATAATCTGGTCAAAGCAATCGTATTCTCTCACCATCAAGTAGAGCAAACCAGTATCAAAGGTGTGATGTGTCACTCGCTTTGCAGGTCGAATAGCCCTCTGAACATCAAATTCTACGACCTGTATTCCGAGAGATGGGAAATGTATGAAAAGACTGAATACCAATATTTTCCGGATAAGGTAGCCATCAAGACGGAATATGATTACAATGACGGGAATTGGCTGCCTAAGGAGGTGTCGCGGAGTGTGATAAGCGGAAACAGCGAGGGTCATTATCTCACCCGCTTCACCTATCCGACGGATCTCGGCGGACAGATGAAGTATCTGGTCGATGCGAACATGATCGGAGTTCCAGTCGAAGTTACCGAATATAAAAACGGCAATATCGTATCTGGCTCTAAAACAGAATTTACTCAAGTAAATTACTCCTATCAGCCTCGAGTTTATTACAAACTCAATACGAGTTCCGGAGATTATTACACGCAAATCACCATGAATTACAATCATCCGTATGGGAACGTATACCAATTGATGAGAAGCGATGGCGTGCAGACAACGTATCTGTGGTCTTATAACAGGCAATATCCGGTTTTGGAGATTAAGAATGCGAGCTATCAACAGGTTTATGACGCATTGGGTAGATCGGCAGTTAATGCTATCGAGAATTACGACGGGAAAAGTTCCGACGTGCCGGATTTTCAAGCCTATGGCGCCCTTCTTCGCAGTCGCTTGCCGAATTCCCGAGTTTCGGTATACACCTATAAGCCGTTGGTCGGATGCACCAGTATAACAGACCCTTCAGGCCGAACGACGTATTATAAGTATGATTCGGCCAACAGGCTATCCGAAATCCGGGATGATCAAGATACAGGGAATCTTTTGCAAAAATTTGAATATCATCTGAAAAATAATTAG
- a CDS encoding type II secretion system F family protein: MDTKSHKLTDARREMFYAELHALLTAGLDFSAAFRLLIEGEGDRRTKALLEELYAAVVRGETLAEAMRRSGAFRPLECGVVRIGDETGRLARTLDFLRDYYRKRAAQRRMVASAVSYPVVILAVAAAVVAFMLSVVVPMFEEVYARMGGELPALTRGIIALSKVFPAYAAVAVSAGGGLYLLYRANRQREEVQRWRAAILLRLPVAGEIIRKNMQAQCCKLLDLLCAAGVPLLAGVGMLREVIGFHPYRKSFDEIARRLERGDAFAETLARFPDLYDRKLTALVRVGEQTNRLPEMLRRQGETLTEELEYAIRRMGAMLEPALILLVGILVAVILIAMYMPMFSLGGIMG, translated from the coding sequence ATGGATACGAAGAGCCATAAACTGACGGACGCCCGACGCGAGATGTTCTACGCCGAGCTGCATGCACTGTTGACGGCCGGTCTCGATTTCTCGGCGGCCTTCCGACTGCTCATCGAGGGCGAGGGCGACCGCCGGACGAAGGCGCTGCTCGAAGAGCTCTACGCCGCCGTCGTGCGCGGAGAGACGCTCGCCGAGGCCATGCGCCGAAGCGGGGCATTCCGCCCCTTGGAGTGCGGCGTGGTGCGCATCGGCGACGAGACGGGACGTCTGGCACGGACACTCGACTTCCTGCGCGACTACTACCGCAAGCGGGCCGCGCAGCGGCGCATGGTCGCCTCGGCCGTGAGCTATCCCGTCGTCATCCTCGCCGTGGCGGCGGCTGTCGTGGCATTCATGCTCTCGGTCGTCGTACCCATGTTCGAGGAGGTATATGCGCGTATGGGAGGAGAGCTGCCCGCGCTCACGAGGGGGATCATCGCACTCTCGAAAGTGTTTCCCGCCTATGCCGCCGTCGCGGTCAGCGCGGGAGGGGGACTTTATCTGCTCTACCGCGCCAACCGACAGCGCGAGGAGGTGCAGCGCTGGCGCGCGGCGATCCTGCTCCGCCTGCCCGTCGCGGGTGAGATCATCCGCAAGAACATGCAGGCGCAGTGCTGCAAACTTCTCGACCTGCTATGCGCCGCGGGCGTGCCCCTGCTCGCCGGCGTCGGAATGCTCCGCGAGGTCATCGGATTCCACCCCTACCGCAAGTCGTTCGACGAGATCGCGCGACGGCTCGAACGGGGCGATGCCTTCGCCGAAACACTGGCCCGATTCCCCGATCTCTACGACCGAAAACTCACGGCGCTCGTCCGCGTCGGAGAGCAGACGAACCGTCTGCCCGAAATGCTCCGCAGGCAGGGTGAAACCCTCACCGAAGAACTCGAATACGCAATCCGCCGCATGGGCGCGATGCTCGAACCCGCACTCATCCTGCTCGTCGGAATTCTCGTCGCCGTGATCCTAATCGCCATGTATATGCCCATGTTCTCCCTCGGCGGGATCATGGGGTAG
- a CDS encoding type II secretion system protein GspD, which yields MNPSSDSLHRTVAPNPPSDPDSLRLSRIDSELAALVGRDSTFRREVDVTSGRLSLSELLRNIARASGVNVSVRSVENIPVSCNFRRARVDDLIRFLCREYRLDVAASGNILSIFPAAAPTVPAPDPDVAYAAADTTLTYDLRGERLIDVAKKIARLSARNVIVPEPLYDCKVSGYVRRMPFDDALRTLAAVNGLLAERDAQDVWTLWREEPAAQGGKASAGPAYMRRRQFTPNELRVDSLGRITARIARGNVQDVILDLCDELELNYYFQSPVNLTAGVWVDGTDFETLLSVLLKGSPYSYYTERGIWIFGAAASDGLSSATVLPLVYRSVSKVEEIIPEALKQNVAVKTFPDLNALILSGDRRDVARVETFLRSVDKPVPMVTMEILIADVTKSRIHEIGLGAGVGDKAVKTSGTLSPGVEMTFGANAVNDLLGRIRGTVNLGRVTPNFYLSLQALEEDGVVRLLSTPKLSTLNGHEATLTSGETQYYKEVQNNYYGTQNPISSESYQWKSVDANLSIKVTPYMSEDRQITLEIEFEQTEFTDRNVEDAPPGTATRSFKSIVKVQNEEMVLLGGLDRNTMENSSRGVPFLARVPVIKWFFGKEKRNKVERTLNIFIKPTVVE from the coding sequence GTGAACCCGTCTTCGGATTCGCTCCATCGGACGGTTGCACCGAATCCGCCGTCCGACCCCGACTCTTTGCGTCTGTCGCGTATCGACTCGGAATTGGCGGCACTCGTCGGGCGGGACTCGACGTTCCGGCGGGAGGTTGACGTCACGTCGGGCCGGTTGTCGCTGTCGGAGCTGCTGCGCAATATCGCGCGCGCCAGCGGCGTGAACGTGTCGGTGCGCAGCGTGGAGAACATCCCCGTGTCGTGCAACTTCCGCAGGGCCCGTGTGGACGATCTGATACGCTTTCTCTGCCGCGAGTATCGGTTGGACGTGGCCGCGTCGGGCAACATCCTCTCGATCTTTCCGGCGGCAGCGCCGACGGTTCCGGCGCCCGATCCCGACGTCGCCTACGCGGCCGCCGACACGACGCTCACGTACGACCTGCGCGGCGAACGTCTGATCGACGTGGCGAAGAAGATCGCACGGCTCTCTGCGCGCAACGTCATCGTCCCCGAACCTTTGTACGACTGCAAGGTCTCGGGCTACGTGCGTCGTATGCCTTTCGACGACGCGCTGCGGACGCTCGCCGCGGTCAACGGTCTGCTTGCCGAACGGGATGCGCAGGACGTGTGGACGCTGTGGCGCGAGGAGCCGGCCGCGCAGGGCGGCAAGGCGTCCGCAGGCCCCGCCTATATGCGGCGGCGGCAGTTCACGCCCAACGAACTGCGTGTGGACTCGCTGGGGCGCATCACGGCCCGCATCGCGCGGGGCAACGTGCAGGACGTGATTCTCGACCTGTGCGACGAGTTGGAGCTGAACTACTACTTCCAGTCGCCGGTGAACCTCACGGCGGGCGTCTGGGTGGACGGGACGGATTTCGAGACGCTGCTCTCGGTGCTGCTCAAAGGTTCGCCGTACAGCTATTACACCGAACGGGGCATCTGGATCTTCGGAGCGGCCGCGTCGGACGGTCTCTCGTCGGCGACGGTCCTTCCGCTCGTCTACCGCTCCGTGTCGAAGGTCGAGGAGATCATCCCCGAGGCGCTGAAACAGAACGTCGCGGTGAAGACCTTCCCCGATCTGAACGCCCTGATCCTGTCAGGCGACCGGCGCGACGTGGCGCGTGTGGAGACCTTCCTGCGCTCGGTGGACAAACCCGTTCCGATGGTGACGATGGAGATCCTGATCGCCGACGTCACGAAGAGCAGGATCCACGAGATCGGTCTGGGGGCCGGCGTGGGCGACAAAGCGGTGAAGACCTCCGGAACGCTTTCGCCGGGCGTGGAGATGACTTTCGGAGCGAATGCGGTGAACGATCTGCTCGGACGCATCCGGGGCACGGTGAATCTGGGGCGCGTGACGCCGAACTTCTACCTGAGCCTGCAAGCCTTGGAGGAGGACGGGGTGGTGCGTCTGCTCTCCACGCCGAAGCTCTCGACCCTGAACGGCCACGAGGCGACACTCACCAGCGGCGAGACGCAGTACTACAAGGAGGTGCAGAACAACTACTACGGCACGCAGAACCCCATCTCGTCGGAGTCCTACCAGTGGAAGTCGGTCGATGCGAACCTCTCGATCAAGGTCACGCCCTACATGTCGGAAGATCGGCAGATCACCCTCGAAATCGAGTTCGAGCAGACGGAGTTCACCGACCGAAACGTCGAGGACGCTCCGCCGGGGACGGCCACGCGGAGCTTCAAGTCGATCGTCAAGGTGCAGAACGAGGAGATGGTACTCCTGGGCGGCCTGGACCGCAACACGATGGAGAACTCCTCGCGCGGTGTGCCGTTCCTGGCGCGCGTGCCCGTCATCAAGTGGTTCTTCGGCAAGGAGAAGCGCAACAAGGTCGAACGTACGCTCAATATCTTCATCAAACCCACGGTCGTAGAATGA